ACGAGCGCGCCTCGAAGCGCGACGGCTGGCAGCCGGAGTCCGAGGTCCTGATCGAGAACCCGAAGAAGGCGCTGGTCTCGCTGCAGAAGGCGCTGGGGATGGACGCGCCGATCCGGTGTCTCGAAGCGATCGACATCGCGCACCTGCAGGGGGGCGAGACCGTCGGCAGCAAGGTCTGCTTCGTCGACGGGCGCCCGCTCAAGAACGAGTACCGGCGCTACAAGATCACGAGCGCCGACAACGACGATTACGCGTCGATCCGCGAGGTCGTCTCCCGGCGCTACCGCGAGGCGGGCGAGGGGCACGAGTTGTACCCCGATGTGATCCTCATCGACGGCGGGCTGGGCCAGTTGCACGCCGCGATGGAGGCGTTCGCGACGCTCGATGTGAAACCCCCGATGGTGATCTCGCTCGCGAAGCGCGAGGAACTGATCTATACGCAGGAGCGCAGCGAGCCGATCCGGCTGTCGCGCACCAACGCCGGGCTGAAACTCTGCCAGGCGATCCGCGACGAGGCGCACCGCTTCGCGCAGCACTACCACCACATCCTGCGCCGGAAGAAGACGCTGGAGGAGTAGGGAGCGGGGCAGTGTGCGGGGTTGTATGCTTTCGGATATGCGACGGCTCTGCTCCATCTCGCTTGCGGCGTGCGTCCTCGCGACGGGGTGCTCGTCAGTGCGCGAATTCGATGTCCGCGTGGTGAACGCCGACTCGCGCGAGCCGGCGCAGGGCGTCCGCGTGCGCGCCATCTCGCTCAATTCCGGGCTGGTGCCCCTGCCCCTCAACTCCGCCACGATCGACGAGGCGCTCTCGCTCGATGCCGTCGAGGAAGCGGCCTCAACGAACCGTGACGGCGTCGCGTCGCTTCGACTGCGCACGAAGGCGCCCTACCTCCTCGAACTCTCCCCGCCCCCGATGCTCGCGTTCGAGTCCGACAACCCAGCGTGGGCGGCGCCCCCGATGCGCTTCCGCTTCGACACGCGCACCCGAGAGATCACGACCTTCCCACCCACCGCCAACACCCGCTGGTGGCCCTACGCGCTGGAGAACGCCCGATGAACCGAGCCGTCACGCTGTCGATCGGGTGGCTCGCGGCCCTGCTGCTGACGGGCTGCGGCTACACCTACGCGCCGCTCACGGTCGAGGTGCGTGAACGCCTGACCGAGCGCCCCGTCGAGGGCGCGACCGTCTTCATCGATTACGCGCGCACCATCAACCCGGCCCCGCCGACCACCGCCGAGGGCGTCACCGACCAGGACGGCGCGGTCACGCTCATCGCGGCGACGTACAACCGGCTCGTCGTCACCGTCACGCCCCCGGGCGTGGGCGAGGTCCGGCACGTCTTCGCCGCCGACCACCCGGCCGCGTACGGGCCCTCGTCGTGGATCAACACCTTCACCGATGTGCGAGGCGACCCGGCGCGCGTCGTGATCCGCGTGCTGCCGGCTCGTGCGCCGGCGCCGAACCCGGACTAAGTCGGCGCGTCACCGCGCGGCGCGTTCGCGGTCCGAGACGACCTCAGGGAAAGGGAGGCCTTCCTCACCCTCCGCGTCGCCGGGCTCCTCGCGCTCGTCGTCGGGCTCGTCGGCGTTGGCAGGGGCCTCGCCGAAGATGGCGCTCCCGACGCGCACCAGATTGGAGCCCTCCTCGATCGCGACCTCGAAATCGCCCGACATGCCCGTCGAGAGGATGTTGAATCGCCCGTCGGAGTAGCCGCGCTTCCGCATCTCTTCGAAGAGCTCGCGAAGGCGCTGGAACGCCGGGCGCGCGTCCTCGGGGTTGTCGCTGTAGGCGGCCATGGTCATCAGGCCGCGGAGGCGCACGTTGACCATGCTCTCGATCTGCTCGGCGAGGGGCATGGCGGCGGCGATCGCGATCCCGCCCTTCTGCGCCTCGAACGAGCAGTTGACCTGGAGCAGCACCTCCACAGGTTCCTTGCGTTTGACGGCGAAGGCGTGGATCTCTTCCGCGAGGCGCAGGTTGTCGACGGTGTGGATCAGGCGCGACAGCTCGATGGCCTTCTTGACCTTGTTGCGCTGGAGCGTCCCGATCATGTGCCAGCGCACGCCCTCGCTGGCCGCGGCGCTGCTCGCGCCCTCCCCGGCGACGCCCTTGAGGGTGCGGGCCCGGGCGAGGAACTCCTCCGCCATCGCGGCCCGCTGCACGAGGTTCTGCACCCGGTTCTCGCCGAAGTCGCGGTGCCCCATCGCGATCAGATCGCGGATCTGCGACGGGTCGGCGTGCTTCGTCACCGCGACCAGCATCACATCGGACCCGTTGCGTCCGATCCGGGAGGCGGCCCTCGCGATGCGCGCCCGGACGGTCTCGTACCGCTCGCGCAGCACGGGGTCGCCCACGCCTGGGCCCTGTCGGTTGTCGGTCTCGGTCGGCATCGCGAATCCTCCGCGAGTCTCGTTCCGGGCGCCGTCGAGGGCGACCCATCGGGGCCGGGCGGGGCGCGTCCTGCGCCGGCGCTCGCCGCGACGACCCTATCGTACAGGCAACGGGTTCGGGCCGAAAGCGCCCGCTCGCGTTCTTCACCGATCATCCACCCCGGGCTCACCCACGGAGCGCACCGCCCCATGACCACCGCCACGCACGAGACCCTCACGCCCCGCGACACCCCGATCCGAGTCGGCGAGCTCGCCCCCGATTTCACCCTGCAGGACCAGGACCGCAAGGACGTGACCCTCAGCGAGCTGCTTGCGCAGGGCAAAGACGTCGTCCTTTCGTTCTACCCCTTCGACTTCAGCGCCGTGTGCTCGACCGAGATGGGCTGCTTCACACGCGACATCGCGAAGTTCAAGGACAAGGGCGCCGCCGTGGTGGGCATCTCCTGCGATTCGCCCTGGGCGCACAAGGCCTGGGCCGAGGCCATCGGCATCAGGATCCCCCTGCTCGCCGACCTGCACCGCCAGGTGTGCCGCGCGTACGGGTTCTATTTCGCCCCGCTCAACGTCGCGTCCCGCGGCACCGTGGTCATCGGCCCCGACCGCAGGGTCAAGTGGGTCAACACCCGCGAACTCAAGGACGCGATCGACAACGACACGCTGCTCGCGGCGATCAGCTGAGGCCGACATGCCCACCCTGCGCAACACGCCCTGCGTCCTCATCATCCGCGATGGCTGGGGGCGCAACCCCCACCCCGAGCACGACGCGTTCAACGCGATCAAACTCGCCGACACCCCCGTCGACGACCGCCTGATGCGCGAGTTCCCCTCCACCCTCATCCGCACCAGCGGCGAGGACGTCGGCCTCCCCGACGGGACCATGGGCAACAGCGAGGTCGGGCACCAGAACATCGGCGCAGGGCGCATCGTCTACCAGGAATCGGTGCGCATCACGCTCTCGATCCGCGAGGGCCAGTTCTACGACAACTTCGTCCTGCGCGCCGCTGTCCAGAAGGCCAAAGAGACCGGCGGCGCCGTCCACCTGTTCTGCATCGCGTCCGACGCCGGCGTGCACGGGCAATTGGACCACCTGTTCGCCAGCATCGAGCTCTGCAAGCGCCTCGACCACAAACGCGTCTACATCCACCTGTTCACCGACGGACGCGACACCGGCCCGTTCAGCGGGCTGGAGTTCGTCGAGCGCGTCGAGCGGAAGTGTGTGGAACTGGGCGTCGGGCAGATCGGCTCGGTCATCGGTCGCTATTACGCGATGGACCGCGACAACCGCTGGGAACGAACGAGGGCCGCGTACACCTGCCTGACCGGGCAGGGCGCTCGCGCGGCAGACACCTCGATCTTCCCGACCGCGATGGACGCCGTGCGCTCCTACTACGACAAGCCCTCGAACGACTCGCAGCGTGGCGACGAGTTCATCACGCCCGCGATGATCGGCGCCGACATCAAGGACGCCCTCGCCAAGCGCGTCACCAACAACGACAGCGTGATTTTCGTCAACTACCGGGGCGACCGCCCCCGCCAGATCTGCCGCGCCTTCGTGCTGCCCGAGTTCTACGGCGCCATGAAGCCCTCGCCCGACACGGGCGAGAAGGGCTTCGATCGCGGCGCGCGGCTCGGCCTCTTCTTCGTCACGATGACCGGCTACTCCGACGACCTGCGCCCCTATGTCCATGTCGCCTTCCCCAAGGCGCCCAAGATGACGAACATCCTTGGCGAGTGGCTCAGCACGCACGGCGTCTCGCAGTTCCGCTGCGCCGAGACCGAGAAGTTCCCCCATGTCACCTTCTTCTTCAACGACTACCGCGACGAACCCTTCGAGGGCGAGCGTCGCGGCATCGTCCAGTCGCCGCGCGTCTCGACCTACGACCTCAAGCCCGAGATGAGCGCCAACGAGGTTCGCGACGAGGTGCTCGCGCGCCTTCGCGCGTGGAAAGACAGCGACGGCGCGCAGGGCGAGCCCGTCATCGTCGTGAACTTCGCCAACGGCGACATGGTCGGGCACACCGGCAAACTCGACGCCGCCGTCAAGGCCTGCGAGACCGTCGACCGCTGCGTCGGCGCGATCCTCGACGAAGTCGCGGCGCTGGGCGGGTCCGCGATCGTCACCGCCGACCACGGCAACGCGGAGCAGATGTGGGACCCCGAGACCAACAACCCCCACACGGCGCACACCACCTACGAGGTGCCCCTTATCGTCGTGGGCGACGCGTTCAAGGGGCGTCGCCTGCGCGAGGGCGGGCGCCTCGCCGACATCGCGCCGACGCTGCTCGACATGATCGGCATGGACAACCCCCCCGAGATGACGGGTGAGAGTCTGATCGTCAAGGAGTGACCCCGTGGCGATCGACCTGACAGGCAAACCGATCGTGATCGCCGGCGCGAGCAGCGGCATCGGCGCCGCGACGGCGCGCGCGTGCGCACGCGCCGGGATGCCCGTCGTGCTCGGCGCGCGCCGGACCGACCGGCTCGAGTCGCTCGCGCGAGAGATCGAGTCCGCCGGCGGCAAAGCCGCCTTCGCGCCCTGCGATGTCACGAAAGAAGGCGAGTGCGAGCGCCTGATCGCCCTCTGCGCCGAGCGATTCGGCCCCGTCTACGCGGCCTACGCGAACGCGGGCTACGGCTTCGAGGCCACGGCGCACAAGACCACGGCGCAGCAGTGGCGCGACATCTTCGAGGTCAATTTCTTCGGAACGCTGCGCCTCCTCGACGCCGCGACCCCCGCGATGCTCGACCAGAACCGCGGCCACCTGCTGATCTGCTCGTCGTGCCTGGGGCGGTTCCCCACGCCGGTCTATTCCGCGTACAGCGCGACGAAGGCGGCCCAGCACCATGTCGGGCGCGCGATGGGCGTCGAGCTGCGCGGCAAAGGCGTGTTCGTCTCGACGGTCCACCCGATCGGCACGCTCACGGAATTCTTCGACACGGCCGACTCGCGCAGCGAGGCCGCGAAGTTCACCAAGCGCACCCCGCGCTTCGCGATGCAGACGCCCGAGCGCGTCGCCGGCGCGATCGTCAAGTGCCTGCGCAAACCGAAGCCGGAGGTCTGGACGAGCCTGCCCACGCGAACCGCGATCGGGCTGGCGTCGATGTTCCCCAGAACCACCGACGCCTTCCTCCGGCGCGCCATGCGCGACGGCATCGAATGAAACAGCCCGGGCAACAGGGTGCGCCTGAACGCTCCCCCTGCTCCCCACTCCCTGCTCCCCGCTGCCTTCTCCCTCACACCATCATGCCGGCCGAGGTGTCGTAGACCAGCTTGATCTTGCCCGGCGCGGCGCCGTGCTCGTCGAAGATGGTGACGATGTTCGGCTGGCCGACCTTGAGCCACGACTCGGGCAGCCAGTGTTTCGTGACCGGGCCGACATCCTTGGAGTCGTTGGTCGCGACGAAGTATCGGCCGAGGTTGCGCCCGTTGAGATAGATCTGGCCCTTCGTCATGCCGCCCATGTCGAGGAAGAGCGGCTCGGCGAGCGAACGGACAACAAAGGTGGTGCGCCACCACATGGGAACGCCCTCGGGCGCCGCCTTGCGGATTGCGGTCTTGGTCGCGCTGTGGAAGGCGTCGTCCGCCGGGGGCTCCCACTTGGCGAAGGCGATGTCGGCCTTGTCGGTGAGGACCTCTTCGCCCTCGTAGAACGAGGTGGCCTTGTCGAGCTCGGCGAGGATGTCCGCCGGCTCGCGCCCCCCGGCGACGGGGTCGGCGATGATCGCGAGCTGGACCGTGTTCTTGCCTGCCTTGAAGGGCGCTTCGTCGCTGGTGTTCTCCATGCGCACGACGGCGCGCTCGCCGGCGTCGACGAAGTCCACGATCGTGTTGTTCACCAGCACGAGCGCCGGCGCCGGGCAGCGCAGGACTTCCATGAACACCGGCGTCTTGCGCCGGTGCTGGAACGACCATGTCACGCGGTCCGGGTGGGTGCGAACGCCGGTGCGCAGGCCCATGAGCGGCGTGCGCCAGGTCAGCGGCGCGAGCGGGTCGCCCTGCTCGAGGGTCGCCTTGCCGGGCTTGAGGTCGCCGGCCTGCACGATCTCGCCCACCAGGCCCTTGCGCCGGTGCATGTGCGAGCCGCCGTCGACGCGCCCCATGTTGTCGACCAGCAGCGTGAGGGTGTGCTTGCGCTTCTTGAGGGGCAGGCCCACGACGCGCCCGGACGCGCCGGGCCCGTCGCCCGCGATCTCGACGAACTGCCCGTCGAGGTACGCGTGCGCGCGATCGCTGAGGTCGAACATCCCGGCCTTGACCTTCGACGCGCTCTTCGAATTGAACCGCAGGCGCAGCCACCCGTAGCCGTACGGCGCGCCCAGGTCGTGCATCGACGCGAGCGCCGGGATAGTCGCGTAGCGCTCGCTCTCGCCCTCGAGGTACTGCGTCTGCGCTGCGGAGGACCACTCGTCGAGCGCCGGCGCTTCGAGCGCGGGCGCCTTCTTGCCCGAGCCGGCGGCGCTCTTGTCCACCTTCCCGTCGGACGCGACGCGGTAGTGCGTGCGGAAATCCGGGTGCGGCACGGGCTCGTTGTCGGCGTCGAGCCCGGCGACGCCCACGAACACCGCTTCGTCGGTCGCGTAGGTCGCGTCGATCATCGCCTCCGAGCACACGATGACCGTGGTGTTCTCGAGCTCCTCGATCACCGGGGTCTTGCCGGTGGGGACCTCGACCGGCAGCTCGGCGCCGTTGATCGACAGGACGCCCTTCGCGCCGGCGGGGCCGAAACACACGAAGACCTTGCCGACCTGGGCGAAGGGCTGCAGCGAACAGAAATCCAGCGTGGAGCGCCCGTGCAGGTGCGTGTCGAAGAGGAACCACGCGCAGTCCTGATCGCCCGTGCTGACGCGCAGCACGCGCCCGTCGGCGGTGAGCAGGTCGATCGGGTCATGGCCCTTGGACGCGAAGACGAACGCGATCCCGCCGCGCTGCCCGTGGGTGTGCACGACGCTCACGCCCTTGGCGCCCGGCGTCGGCGCGATGCCGATGGGCTGGTAGGACGGGTCGAGCCCCGAGAGAACGCGCCCGAACCGTGACGCGAAGGTCGCGAGGCGCTTCATCGTGAAATACGCCGGCGTGCGCAGGCCGGCGCAGGTGAGCATCGAGTTGTAATCGCCCGGCTGCGAGCACGAGAAGCCCTGCGAGTCGCCCGCGCGTCGCCCGCCGTAGAACTCGAAGAACGAGCCCGGCGCGAACCGCGACACGACGAACTGCGCGCCGGCGGCGGTCGCCTCGACGAGCGTGCGCTGCGCCTCGGCCGGAGAAACCGTCGGCGGGTGCTCGCCCCACGCGGTCACCGGCGAGTTCGCGAACTCCATGAGCAGGCGCGGCGTCGAGGGCGACACCACGCGCAGCTGGCGGAACATCGCGAGGAGCTGGTCGGAGCCCGACCAGCCGTCGATCTCGCCCTCGACGGGCTGGAAGAGGTTGTTGCAGTTGACGAAGGGGACGGTGAAGCCGCTCTCGCGCAGGAAGCGACCGAGTTCGGAGAGATAGCGATCGGACGCGTCGTCGTCGCCGCAGAACCAGCGGTGCTCGACCTGGATCATCGCGATCGCGCCGCCCTGGGCGACCTGGAGGTTCTTGATCTGCCCGGCGAGGTTGGAGAACCAGCGCGAGACCGCCTCGAGGAACTCGGGCGCGCCGCCTCGGACCTTGGCGATCTTGGGGTTGGGCTCGGTCTTCTCCGGCGGCTTGAGGGTGCCGGCCCAGGCCGGCATGCCACCCATATCCCACGAATCGCCGATGACCGGGCCGGGGCGCAGGATCGCGAGCAGGCCCATCTCGCCGATGAGCTCAACGAAGGTGCGGATGTCTCGATCGCCCTCAAAGTCGTACACATTCGCGCGCGGCTCGTGGAAGCACCACGGGACGGGCACGAGGATCGTGTTGAACCCGGCCTGCTTCGCGGCGCGCAGGCGGTCGGCCCACAGCGCCCGAGGGACCGAGGCGTAGCACACCTGCGCGGCGACGAGCCAGTGCCTGCGTCCGTCGAGGAGGAAGCTCTGGCCGTCGAAGGTGATGCTCGGCATAGGGTGGATCGCGCTCCTGGGGTCGCGTGCACGCGGTGAGGGAGAGGGGCGGCGGACCCCCGCGAACAGGCGATCGCCGCGACGCGCACGCTCGAGAGAGTGGCGCGTTTCGTGAGGGCGAGAATAGGTCTCATTCGGGCTCCTCGCAACGCCTGCGCGCGAACTCGGTAGACTCGCCCCCCCATGCGACCCCCCTCACCCCATCGCTCTCACGCCCGTCAGAACCCTCTTTCCGGGGCCTGGCGCGGGATTTGCGCGAGCCCGACCCGCATCGCGTCCCTTCTGGCGGTCGCTGGCGCCTGCTTCGCGTTCACCCCGGGCTGCACCAACATCAGCTCGGTCGATCGTGACATCGAGAAACTGCTCGCCAGGCGGACCAACGCCCTCGGGGCCGACGCGCGAGTCCCCGAGCCGGTCATGCGAGACCCCAGCCAGGTCCGCCCCGAACGCCCGGCGTTCGAGGAGCAGCCCCCCAGCGTCAACCCCGACGCCGACGAGCTCCCCTTCCGCGATCGGCCGCCCATCAGCGCCGAGCGGCGCCTCGAGCGCCTCGACACCTTCCTCGACATCCCCGAGGACGCGCGCGTCGTCGACCTCAGCACCGTCCTGCGCACCTCCCAGTCCAACGCGCGCGAATACATCAACGCCGAAGAGGACTATGTCCTCGACGCGATCCGCCTCCTCATCGAACGACACCGCTGGGGACCCCGCTTCTTCGACGACCTCGTCGCACGCTTCGACGCCTTCAACCTCGACCCCCAGGGCGGCGAGTACCGCGTCGTCGGCGAGCTCATCAACACCCTGCGCGTCACCCAGCGACTGCCCTACGGCGGCAACGTCGAGGCGGCGCTCGTCACGCGCGCCACCGACGAACTGCGCAACGCCGCTACCGAGGACTATGTCTCCTCCAGCGACATCGTCCTCACCGCCAACATCCCGCTCCTCCGCGGCGCCGGCATGGTCGCGCGCGAGGACCTCATCCAGTCCGAGCGAAACCTCGTCTACGGCGCCCGGCGCTTCGAGCGCTTCCGGCGCCAGTTCTTCGTCGACGTCTGCACCAACTACTTCGACCTCCTCCTGCAGCGCCAGAACATCGCCAACCAGATCGCCAGCGTCGAGAGCGTCCGACGCGAGCAGCGCCGCCTCCAGGAACTCGCCGAAGCAGGCCGACGGTCCGCGTTCGACGTGAACAACTTCCGCCAGCAGGTCCTGCGCGGCGAGAACTCCGTGCTCAACGCCAAAGAGGCCTACCGCGTCGCCCTCGACCGCTTCAAGGTCCGCATCGGCGTCCCGCTCGACGAAGAGATCACCCTCGCCCCGGTCGACCTCACCATCCCCGAGCCCGACGTCACCCCCACCGGCGCCGCCGAACTCGCGCTGCGCTACCGGCTCGACCTGCAGAACCGGCGCGACCAGATCGAAGACGCGCGCCGCGCCGTCGCCAACTCTCGCAACCAGCTCCTGCCCGACTTCGAGCTCACCGGTCGCGCCAACATCCCGACCCAGTCCGACCGGCGACTCGGCGGCGCCAACTTCCGCACCGACGAGGGCGACTACTCCGTCGCGGCCCGGTTCTCGCTCCCCCTCGACCGGCAGATCGAGCGGCTCAACCTCCGCTCGGCCACGATCTCGCTCGAACGCGCCATCCGCGAGCTCGAGAACTTCATCGACAACATCGTCATCAGCGCCCGCCAGGCAGCCCGCGACATCGATCGCGCGCAGTTCTCGATCCTCCAGCAGGAAGAAACCATCCGCATCAACGAGCTGCGCCTCGAGGAACTCAAGCTCAAGATCGACACCGTCCAGTCGCAGGACATCCTCAACGCCGAGAACGACCTGCTCGACGCGCGCAACGCGCGCGACAGCGCCATCCGCGACTACCGCGTCGCGGTCCTGCGCTACCTCCTCGAGACCGACCAGCTGCGAGTCTCGAACCAGGGCGCCTTCCTGCCCCTTCAGGGCATGCTCGTCGAGGGCTTCGACCCCAACCAGCCGCGCCCCGCGCCGCGAGCCCCCGATCCCCTCCCCGAGCTGCAGCCTGAACAGGAGAACGCTCCGGAGACTCAGGGGGCGCCGGGGGCGCCCGAGCAGGGCACGAACACCGTCACCCCCGGCGGCTGATCGTTCCCCACGCCCGAGAACCCTGCCCGACGCGCCGACGCATCATTTCGACGAATGCGCGCCCCGAAGTCGCTCCGGTGCATCGATCGGACCAATGTCGCCGAAACACAGGTGGTCCTTCGGGCGTCTCACCGAAACCGAGCCGCCCATGACCGGTTTACGCACTCGGATCGCCGGCGCGTGACGCGCCCGGTCGCGTCGCTCGCCTCGCCCCTCACCCGCCCTGTCGCTTCCCTCCGTCCCCGGAGCCGTCCCGAATGTCTCAGCCCCGCCCCACGACCGGCCCCCTGGCCGGCCCCAGCATCGCTCACCCCGCCCCCTCGCGAGGTCGCCGCCTCGGCCCGACCCGTCGCGGCGGGATCGCCGTCCCCCTGGCGATCGTGCTGGCCTCCGGCGCCGTCGTCGCCGGGGCCGCGTACTTCGTGATGCGCGACACCGGCTCGTCGCAGACCAGCAGCGCCGAGCTCTTCCAGGCGTCCGTCTCGTCGTTCGACATCACGGTCGCCGCCAACGGCGAGCTGGAGGCGGCCCGCCAGACCGAGATCCGCAGCGAGCTCGAGAAGCCGGCGGACATCGTGTTCGTGATGGCCGAGGGCAGCCGCGTGCGTCAGGGCGACCTGGTCGTCGAGCTCGCGTCCGAGACGATCAAGAACGACCTCGACGAGGAGCTGCTGCGCGTCGAGCAGGCCCGCAACGACCTCATCGGCGCCGAGAACAACCTCGAGATCCAGCGCAACGAGAACGACTCGGCCTATCGCGCCGCGATCCTCAAGCTCGAGCTCGCGCAGATCGAGTGGAACAAGTGGAGCGAGGGCGACGACGTCAAGCGCCTCCAGGAGCTCCGCCTGAACATCGAGACCAGCGAGAAGGACCACGACCGCGCGCTCGAGAAGTTCATGCGCTCCCAGCGCCTCTTCGACAGCGAGTTCCTCTCGCGCGACGAGCTCAAGCAGGACGAGATCACCGAGCTCCGCGCACGCGCCCAGATCCAGAAGGCCAAGCTCGAGCTGAATGTCTACGAGGAATACGAGCGCCCCAAGCAGATCAAGCAGCTCCAGAGCAACATCACCGAGGCCGAGCAGGACCTCGAGCGCGTGAAGCGCCGCAACGCCGCCAACCTCGCCAGCCGCGAGGCCGACGTCGCCAACCGTCGTCGCTCGCTGCGCATCCGCGAGGAACGCCTCGCCAAGCTCGAGGACCAGCTCCGCAAGACCAAGATCTTCGCCCCGCAGGACGGCCTGGTCGTCTACGCCACCAGCGTCGGCGAGCGGCGCGGCATGGCCATGTTCGGCGGCGAGTCCTCCCTCCAGGTCGGGCGCACCGTCCGCCCCAACGAGGCGCTCATCATCCTCCCCGACACCAGCGGCATGGTCGCCAGCGTGCGCGTCCACGAGTCCCTCGCAGGGCGCGTCCGGCGTGGCCAGCCCGCCAGCATCCGCGTCGACGCCGTCCAGGGACGAACCTTCGATGGCACCGTCTCGAGCATCGGCATCCTCGCCGAGTCCGGCGGCTGGCGCGACCCCAACCTGCGCGAATACACCGTCAAGATCACTCTCAACATCACCGAGGAAGAGGCCAAGGTCCTCAAGCCCGCCATGCGCTCCGAGGCCCAGATCGTCCTCGGGCGCGTTAACGAGGCGCTCAGCATCCCGGTGCAGGCGGTCTTCAACGACGGCGCCACCCGCTACGTCGTCGTCCCCGAGGGCAACCGTTTCCGCAAGGTCCCGGTCCTCGTCGGGCAGCGCTCCAACACCTTCGCCCAGGTCCTCGCCGGCATCGACGAGGGCTCGCGCGTTCTCGTCCGCGAGCCGCGCCCGTCGGAACTCGTCTCCAACGAGATCCCCGACACCGCGATCGCCGCCCTGCAGGAGAAGGCCAAGTCCCTCGGCATCCCCACCGGCGCCCCCGGGGGCGGTCGCGGCGGCATGCCCGGCATGATGATGCAGGCCGGAGGCCAGGCCCCCGGCGCAGTCCCGGGCGCTCGCCCCGCAGGCGCAGGCGCGAGGCCCGCCGCCACGGCGACCGACGCCGCCACCGACGCGTCGGCCCGCAAGCCCGACGAACGACAGAGCAACTCGGGCGAGAAACCCGCCGAGACCAGGCCGGCCGAGACACGCGTCGAAGCCCCCACCGACAAGAAGTGAACCATCAGAGCCGCGGCTTGGAGGACGCGGCTCGAAGCGCGCATGGTTCGTTGATGGTCGTCACCGCCTGCGTCGCGAAACAACGCACGCCGCGACGCACAGGAGCGCCGGAACACCCGGCCCCGGGATCGCCGCGGCGAGTCGCAGTGTGAATAGGCCCGAGGCGGGCGAGTCGAACCCGTAGCGGCCCAGCTCCGACGAGCTCAGGCCGTACAACGCCTGTGACGGCATGAGCAGGCGAAGACCATGACGGAACTCAAGCTCTCCCTCGCGCCAGGTCTCCGTCCACTCACGCCCACCGCCGACCGTGTCGAGAAGACCCCATGGGCTCTGCACATCCGGGTAGCTCCCGACATCCAGCGGCCGGTGCTGCCCCTCGGGCCACTGGTTCGGCGTGCCCCCGTTGGTCTCCCCGCCCAGCGCGGGGTCGCCCGGGATCGGCGTCTGATCGCTCGAATGGCCGTAGAGCC
The genomic region above belongs to Phycisphaeraceae bacterium and contains:
- a CDS encoding YggS family pyridoxal phosphate-dependent enzyme yields the protein MPTETDNRQGPGVGDPVLRERYETVRARIARAASRIGRNGSDVMLVAVTKHADPSQIRDLIAMGHRDFGENRVQNLVQRAAMAEEFLARARTLKGVAGEGASSAAASEGVRWHMIGTLQRNKVKKAIELSRLIHTVDNLRLAEEIHAFAVKRKEPVEVLLQVNCSFEAQKGGIAIAAAMPLAEQIESMVNVRLRGLMTMAAYSDNPEDARPAFQRLRELFEEMRKRGYSDGRFNILSTGMSGDFEVAIEEGSNLVRVGSAIFGEAPANADEPDDEREEPGDAEGEEGLPFPEVVSDRERAAR
- a CDS encoding redoxin domain-containing protein, coding for MTTATHETLTPRDTPIRVGELAPDFTLQDQDRKDVTLSELLAQGKDVVLSFYPFDFSAVCSTEMGCFTRDIAKFKDKGAAVVGISCDSPWAHKAWAEAIGIRIPLLADLHRQVCRAYGFYFAPLNVASRGTVVIGPDRRVKWVNTRELKDAIDNDTLLAAIS
- the gpmI gene encoding 2,3-bisphosphoglycerate-independent phosphoglycerate mutase; its protein translation is MPTLRNTPCVLIIRDGWGRNPHPEHDAFNAIKLADTPVDDRLMREFPSTLIRTSGEDVGLPDGTMGNSEVGHQNIGAGRIVYQESVRITLSIREGQFYDNFVLRAAVQKAKETGGAVHLFCIASDAGVHGQLDHLFASIELCKRLDHKRVYIHLFTDGRDTGPFSGLEFVERVERKCVELGVGQIGSVIGRYYAMDRDNRWERTRAAYTCLTGQGARAADTSIFPTAMDAVRSYYDKPSNDSQRGDEFITPAMIGADIKDALAKRVTNNDSVIFVNYRGDRPRQICRAFVLPEFYGAMKPSPDTGEKGFDRGARLGLFFVTMTGYSDDLRPYVHVAFPKAPKMTNILGEWLSTHGVSQFRCAETEKFPHVTFFFNDYRDEPFEGERRGIVQSPRVSTYDLKPEMSANEVRDEVLARLRAWKDSDGAQGEPVIVVNFANGDMVGHTGKLDAAVKACETVDRCVGAILDEVAALGGSAIVTADHGNAEQMWDPETNNPHTAHTTYEVPLIVVGDAFKGRRLREGGRLADIAPTLLDMIGMDNPPEMTGESLIVKE
- a CDS encoding SDR family NAD(P)-dependent oxidoreductase is translated as MAIDLTGKPIVIAGASSGIGAATARACARAGMPVVLGARRTDRLESLAREIESAGGKAAFAPCDVTKEGECERLIALCAERFGPVYAAYANAGYGFEATAHKTTAQQWRDIFEVNFFGTLRLLDAATPAMLDQNRGHLLICSSCLGRFPTPVYSAYSATKAAQHHVGRAMGVELRGKGVFVSTVHPIGTLTEFFDTADSRSEAAKFTKRTPRFAMQTPERVAGAIVKCLRKPKPEVWTSLPTRTAIGLASMFPRTTDAFLRRAMRDGIE
- a CDS encoding beta-galactosidase — protein: MPSITFDGQSFLLDGRRHWLVAAQVCYASVPRALWADRLRAAKQAGFNTILVPVPWCFHEPRANVYDFEGDRDIRTFVELIGEMGLLAILRPGPVIGDSWDMGGMPAWAGTLKPPEKTEPNPKIAKVRGGAPEFLEAVSRWFSNLAGQIKNLQVAQGGAIAMIQVEHRWFCGDDDASDRYLSELGRFLRESGFTVPFVNCNNLFQPVEGEIDGWSGSDQLLAMFRQLRVVSPSTPRLLMEFANSPVTAWGEHPPTVSPAEAQRTLVEATAAGAQFVVSRFAPGSFFEFYGGRRAGDSQGFSCSQPGDYNSMLTCAGLRTPAYFTMKRLATFASRFGRVLSGLDPSYQPIGIAPTPGAKGVSVVHTHGQRGGIAFVFASKGHDPIDLLTADGRVLRVSTGDQDCAWFLFDTHLHGRSTLDFCSLQPFAQVGKVFVCFGPAGAKGVLSINGAELPVEVPTGKTPVIEELENTTVIVCSEAMIDATYATDEAVFVGVAGLDADNEPVPHPDFRTHYRVASDGKVDKSAAGSGKKAPALEAPALDEWSSAAQTQYLEGESERYATIPALASMHDLGAPYGYGWLRLRFNSKSASKVKAGMFDLSDRAHAYLDGQFVEIAGDGPGASGRVVGLPLKKRKHTLTLLVDNMGRVDGGSHMHRRKGLVGEIVQAGDLKPGKATLEQGDPLAPLTWRTPLMGLRTGVRTHPDRVTWSFQHRRKTPVFMEVLRCPAPALVLVNNTIVDFVDAGERAVVRMENTSDEAPFKAGKNTVQLAIIADPVAGGREPADILAELDKATSFYEGEEVLTDKADIAFAKWEPPADDAFHSATKTAIRKAAPEGVPMWWRTTFVVRSLAEPLFLDMGGMTKGQIYLNGRNLGRYFVATNDSKDVGPVTKHWLPESWLKVGQPNIVTIFDEHGAAPGKIKLVYDTSAGMMV